GCTGCTCCTGAGGTTGCCTAtgttccgtggggggggggggaaccttataCCCCTGCctgaatagggtcgccaacctccaggtagtagctggagatctcctgctattacaactgatctccagccaatagagatcagttcccctggagaaaatggctgctttggcaattggactctatggcattgaaatccctcccttccccaaaccctgccctcctcaggctccgcccccaaaaacctcccactgggggtgaagagggacctcgcaaccttATGCCTGAAGAATAGCGGGGCCAAAGTCCAGAACTAAGACTTTCCCACATTTTAATGCCTCTTCATGCCGTGGGGCTTCTTAAACTTAACCTAGCTTAGGGCTTCAGCAGCCGGTCCTAATGAAAGGGCTTAGCCACCATCCCCACCAGAGTCAGGCAACAGGCAActgttcaatagggcttacttccaGCAAAGTGTTCCTAGAATTTCAGCCTTAATGAAGTCTGCACAGCCTTTGGTAACAGCTCACGATGGAGATGTTACAGGAAATTCTAATCACACATCGAGGATCGATTTGGCAAATTTGGTAATTTGGCAAAGCCATCTCCATCCTCgttttttttgctgtttcagAGCCAGCCTACACAAGCATGTCAGTTGGGTCAAGACTTGTTGATGAAGGTGTGAACTATTGCCATAAAAAAGTATTGGTTTCGCTTTTATTTGATAGTTCTGTTGCTTTGGATCTGAGATGGTAACTTCACACATGCAAATTGTCACTTGACAAAAGGCTCggagaagaagtgagctgtttcTAAGCCTGTGCCCACTGTGGACCAGCAAATGTGACATGAGTTTTCAGGCATGAAAAGCATCTCTGTCATTTTTCTGTTAATTACATTTAGCTCTTCCAGCTTTTTCTAGGTTTACTAGTATTACATCTGGGATTTTCTTGGATTATTATCCTAGCTTCCTAAAATAAAAGGTTATTCTTTATTTTATAACCTCTCATTACTTTTGGACTCTAGAAGTTGCTCGTAAACGGCAAAAGTACATGGATTTCCATGATGAACAGCATAGCACTTTACTCTAGTGATGTATTTGAAGTATGCTCCTTGCCAAGACACATCCCTCTCTAAGGCCCCTaataatatttctgttttctacaAGTCCTATATGAaggtccttccctttcctttgtttctgtccGTCTTGTAGATGCCATCTGACCTTGAATCCTTCCTGGGGAAAGAATCCAGGACGTGCACTCAAATCTACAATGGAAGCTATTTTAAAAGGAAtaatggcacaaaaagcactgtTTCCAATTATATGCATGTACATTGTGGCTGCTACAATGTTTACGTGTCACCAATGGCACGTATATAAAATAGTTAACTAATCCATTAATAGGATGGGAAGATGCAGAAACTGGTAGACTTGTGCAATCATTTTACCAAACACTGAAACACAAGAAAGGAAGTGCAGTTTTGTCCCATCAGCTCTCGTGGGAGGAGCGCAGtagagatttcttttttttcttccagaaagCTAGACGCTCTGTAGAGCTTTTCCTTCCAACTCCtgggttgttgttgggttttttttggtcctTCATGGTTTAGCTGGAAGCAGCAGTTGCTCTCGGACACAATCCCTTTCCCTCATTGCAGTAACATGCATCCCGTGGTAAGTACCGATATGATATTCTGCCTGTTTTGCATCCATCCATCCAGACACGGTTATATGGCTCTCTCCCTGCAGATGGGAGGTAGGGAGACCGGTCTGAGGGGAAAGGTGGGGCGGCGTAACTGATATGTACCTTCAGAAATGAGGCTTCCATCAGTATTTGCTTAAAACAATCTATAATGCATCTGTCAAACTTTCCCTGCTTGATTGTGCGTGCCCCTTATCTGTCACGTTCTGCATTCAAGCAGCGCAGGAGGGGCTCAAAGTTCCTTTTTGGGATCTTGTCTCAGGCCTTAGTGCTATGCACGTTTACTGGGGAATAACAGTGCTATTCTATTGATGGCTTTGAAGGAtatgattctgcttaggatgacaaaATAAGCGGCACTGAACTGCATCAGACTTCTCTCTAACATCATGCATAGGATTTGATTATAGGAATGTTTCCACTCATTGTACCTAAAGTGAAACCGGCCCTTCTCCTGCTCTTGGCGTGAAGGCCATGAATGTCAGACAGGATGGAAGCAGGAGAGTCTCATAAATGTAGACTATTTTTGAAAAATGGATGTGAgacatatttttttaattcattcacTTGAAATCAGCTAACATCCTGAGGATGttttctcagaagtaagtcccattgtgtTCAGTGGAACTTCCCAGACAAAAGTACATAGTATTTCGCAAAGGTAAAAAGTTTCTTGATATCTATGGTTATGTGTGCGCGTTTCTACATTGATTATGTAGGATTCAAAGCGAAAGAGAACCAATATTTAATGAAACATATATTGTGGATGGCAAGTTGatatttgggaaacccagaagtaATTTGGATTTTAAGTATCTACAATATTGCAGCTTGTGGTTTTTAAAACAAGTGACCCTAATTTCTCATCACTTCCAAGCTTTATTTAAATATGCTCCCTCTTAGTGCTGTACTGTTCTGGTTATGGGGTCACTAAATTAGTCACAGGAAGAAATCGCAGAAATATATGCCAAACTGATCAATCTCCTGTGCTTGCATTCACTATCTCTAACATGAGCTAGAATTTCCACTAAGATCATTAAAATTGGAAAATGTAGGAGTAAATTCcagccttttatttctttttgactAGTCTCATTGTTATCTACAGAATGGGTAGTTAAAGTGTATTGTGGGATAACTAACTGGTATTGTGATGGTTTCAGTATACATCTAAAAGTATACAAGGGATGATCCCATTCTCCAAAGGCAGGTTCAGATAACAAGTTTaagaggaagagggaaaaggCTTCAAAAAATCCTTACAACAGAGTCTAAGTAAAAGCAGAAATTAAAATACAactttaagaaaaaaatgttttaaaatgtctaTGTCCATCTCTGTTCTTCTGTTCCCTTGCCTCAGTGTTCTCCTTCAACTGTCCATCCTATGCATTTTTCCacttcatttttcttcttctcttaaaaATACCCAATGACTAAAGAATTGGAGGGACAGAATACTGCAGGTTGGGTTCTACTTCAGGTTGTACTTTGACCAAGTTTTGGGGCCCAGCTCATTGGTTGAAGACTACGGACACATTCGGAGAAAAAAGGACTTGCTGTGTTAATCTGTGGCAGCAAATATAAACTGGCATCTAagggcattttaaagactaacaagattttgttCCCCCTTTCATGAAcaagagctcacttcttcagatgccatgtccatgaaagtttatgcagGAAAAATAgcattcgtctttaaggtgccagaagactcctctttgtctagtagggttgccaattatgggttgggaaatttgggggtggaaggcaaagtttggggaaggaTCTCAGTGTAGTAAATTACCATAGAATCCATTCTCcagagttgccattttctccagggaaactgatccctgtagtctgaaggtcagttgtaattctgagcaatctccaggccctacctggagactggcaaactCTATTATCCAGACAACCACAATTCTTATAAAAGAGCTGATTCTCTAACAAATATgtatcaagcaaaaaaaaaaaaagccttttagcaaGCTGAAAATATTCTCATTTAGATTGTTTATTTGAACATTTGTTTGCATGAGCCACTTCCTTACATTGTCTAAAGagatctggagaacatggcagaGAGAGGATAATGTTACCTTTACCCTTAGATAATTTGTTAGcaaccttggtggcccttatagggtagaaaggtgggatataaatgttgtataaataaataaatactcctaAAAGCATTATTTAATGGAGCTGATTTTTCCTGTATGGAATCAATTTCAACAAACGTGCCTGGGCATGCTAGATTCCAGATTCCAAtcttaatttggggaggggccatgactcagtggtagagcatctgcttggcatgtagaaggtcctaggttcaatcctcgcatgtacagttaaagggactcggcaagtaccatagttgatgtgaaagacctctgcctgagaccctggagagccactgccggtctgagtagacaatactgactttgatggaccaagggtctgattcagtataaggcagcttcatgagttcatgtgttcagtgtccGCTTTTCCTAAATGGCTCAACAATGGAGGAGGGCTGAGAGAGACTCTAGGAAAGTACAACTAAAGGGGGGGAGACAGACAGCTATACATGTTTTTTCTTATACAAACCTTTCTTGTGCTGGATTAGAACTGTTACGCAGACAACAATTCCACTGAAATAAATTGATAGTGTGACATTATATCCGAACAGACATTGGTTGATATAAAAATCAAATCTGTGATGATTAATCTGTGACAGCTCATTCACATGCACAAGTTACCACTTGATGCAGTAGACTCTCCATGCAGTCACCACATACATGTGGCTGTAAAGCTGCAGACTTTCCCCAGAGAGGGCTTCAAGACTGTTGAAAGCTATTTTGCTTTATCATGCATTCTTCCAAACAAATTAATAAACAAACCTACATTTCTCTGCCTGTGTTCCTATTGTTCTGTGCTAGATCCCAGGAGAACACTTCTTTAATTGTGGCACTTACAAATGCTCATTGGCTTTATGGCAGAATTTTCCAGCTTCTCCATGCCCCTTTCCTTCTGAGACATATAACGTTCTATGGTTCCTCATTATTCTTATCCCAGATGCTTCCTTCACTGATTCTGTAGTTGAAATCTTCTACTTTCTCCTCATTGTCTTTCTATGATAAATCTGTTTCCTAATTGTTATGTTTATTTTGAGTGAGATGGACTTGCATTCtgatatttatttaaagcatgcaTATCCCACTGCTCAGTTAAAATGTTTAAAGAAACTAATGGAAAATTAAAACTATATAGAAGATCAATCTCAAATAAAAGTAACACATATAAAAACATAACCATAACAGTGAATTATATTCAGCCAGGTTTCAAAACCTTGGAAGCAGCAGCTGAGTTGCACCTTTAGCAAAAgaaaacatatataaaaacagTTTCTGTCAATGCTATAGCTGTCTTTGGCTGCCTTTTCTGCTTCATTTTCCCTCTTGATATCTTCTCAGGCAGAAAAAAATTGCACATCTCAGAACAATTGGAAACAGATTAATTGTGTATTCATAACGCACCTCCTTTTTTCTGGTCCTAGGTAAAGGAAGGTCTTTGTTCTCTGTGGACTTTCCATGGCTTGACCATGGCCATCATCTCAATAATGCTTTGCAGGGTACAAGGTGAGTCTAATATAATCAATGAATTGTGAGGAAATATTTAATGTATAAGAATTACTCTCCACTGGCACACAGCAGTTTGACATATAGAGCACTGGTTCTCCTCTTGCCAACGAAGCAAACACACATTTGTCACTCTCTCAAGAAGTATGGTTTTGATTAAgaccttcttcttttcttctatcCTATTCTAGTCCTCTTTCAGAATCATATAAAGGAGTGATTGTGTAAGAAAGGATCTGAGAGAGAAAGACCAGGTACATGTACTGGGAGATTCAGACAAGCAGCAATACTCTGTGGAATTAGGTCCCATATATTCTGGGGGACAAGAGAACAATTGTGGGAACAggagacaatgggttggatccaatgaactGTGAATTAAACTTTATTCATGGAAAGGATCCTTCCTTCACATTTTTCAAGGTTAGTGGAAACAGGTAGATCTTTCCCTCAATGTCTTCTTCAGATCCTTGGGGACCATCAGGAAAAGCATAGGAAGCAGTTCAGGAAGCTGCatcccaaatttaaaaaaatctgtggaaATTGCAGAACACACCCCTTACAAGAACAAACATGCCTTCTGTTTGTGTAAGGAGACCTTTGGAATGTATGGCAGTGTGGCGAGAGAAAATCAGGACTCTGCTGCAGATGGGCAGGACAATAAACACACAGTGATAAGTGTGAGAAGCCACATACGGGACCCCAACGTTGGGCAAAATCTCCACATTGGCTTTGGCTACATTATAATTGTGTCCCATCTAGTCTCACTTACCAAATGcttgcagattttaaattttctaATTGGCTATTCTATATTGAGGAAAAACGTAGATCGGTTGATCTTCCTTTCTATTCGCTTCTCATGCTGTTGACCACAGATGCATTCCAAATGGTAAAACACCAAAATCTTAATAGTGCTGCAAATAAAAcgtgctctcccccccacccctgccttagcctGGGGATCTCTATAGAAGGAGGTCAACTAGCCCCATATTTCTCTGCTCTGCAAGCCCCGCAGCAACGCAGTCTTTTCCCTTGCGAGATTCAGTGTCTTGCCATCTGCAATTCTGTGCAGGAGATTTCAAAATCTACTTCATTCTGCTAGGACTTGCCCCTGTGGGAGAAGTTGTACTGAAACTATCTCACACATGCTTATTTTACTGTTCTTACTATGCGGAAACTCAATCCAAATTTTTAACTCCCATCTTGGCAAACAAGATGGGACTTTTTGATTCAGCTAAGCATGGATTCCTGGACCTATCCAGGAGTCCGCTTTGCTGCCCGGGCTAGGGGAGGCAGCAGAGGGAGGCGCAGGCTGGGCGGCGTCTTGGGCAGCAGCTGGTGCACAGGAGCAGAGAGCTAGGCTTCGGGGATAGGATGTGCACATCGGCCGCATGGGGTTGGCCGATGTTCCTGATCCAGCTGACATGCTACGCCAATGCAATTTCAGCAACTGCCAATTTAAGTCATGGCCATTTAATTCCAATAAAATGTTTTCTGTTATTCTGTTGTAAATTGCATGGTATTGTTGGTTATTATTGAGTTCTCTGCCTCATCTCACAATTTAGCCCTGGATCAGCAAGGTGTCTTTTCTGCTGAATAACAGTTCTTCCAGTATAATGGtgaaagtggccaaattcttgCAGTGCTGTAAAAGTGTGCTTTGATCAAACTCAGAGGGGAAGGCTGTTTGATAACTAATGGTTTGgcttatgcatttttttttactgtttgacttgtatattttatgccattaaaggttctgGTATTGACAAGGATAAGTAAGAACAGTAAAAAAGCATGTGTGAGATAGTTTCAGTAAAATACAGGTCGGCTGATTAGCTGTGGCAAATATGCTACTCACATAATTTTGTAGGTATAAACAATGCATTCCCATGTTCCAGAATTTAAAgggtcaggggagggggaaaagatgtTGGCTCAAAGCATCTATGCCTGAAAGGAGGCACAAAAAGAGAACAGCTGTACACCACTAACTCCTGTTCTTCTGCTGGTCTACTACAAAGGTGAAGTTTgcctttttggggaaaaaatgttaAAATAGACAAAACATTTTATAAACTGAAGTCTGGCACAAATAGTTCATGGAACGGTTTGTGGATAAAGATAcagactttaaaaaacacacacacatactttttgTGGCATTGTTCTAAGCAGTGAAGTCTGCCACACATCTGGGAAACCAAATAGTTGACCTTTTCCAGACCACCTCAAAAGGAATCTTCCTAAGTTCTCCTGCTTCAGTTTTCTTTTGATGAGGATCAGAGAAAAGGAAATGGTCAAGTGATTTGTAAGCATGAGGCAGGAGGGGAGACAATTACTCATTACAAATTATTTTGTGCTCTCGTAGGTGCCATTGTGACAGAGGATAAAGAAGTGGAGCTGGGGGGCAACGTGACCTTGAGATGTATCCTAACAGGGTCTCTTGAACTAGTTCAGGCTTCATGGAAGAAACAAATTAATGGGAGCTCTATAAATATTGCAGCAATGAGCAAGAACAATACGCATACAAATGATTATATTGCCGAAGAATACAAGCATCGACTCACCTTCACAAGTTTTGAACTCAATGATACTGCCATCACCATTTGGAATGTTAGCATCTCAGAAAGTAGCTGCTATGAATGTATATTTAACATATTTCCCTCAGGACCCATCTCAAATAAAACCTGCCTTCTTGTATATGGTAAGTCGGTGTTAAAATAGCCCCACAAAGGAAAAGTGCATCTGTTATTCctctttattaatattttctcagAGTCAACTGTTATGGCCAGCTGGT
This sequence is a window from Euleptes europaea isolate rEulEur1 chromosome 12, rEulEur1.hap1, whole genome shotgun sequence. Protein-coding genes within it:
- the LOC130485071 gene encoding OX-2 membrane glycoprotein-like, with product MGTFKKEPAYTSMSVGSRLVDEGVNYCHKKVLVSLLFDSSVALDLRCWKQQLLSDTIPFPHCSNMHPVVKEGLCSLWTFHGLTMAIISIMLCRVQGAIVTEDKEVELGGNVTLRCILTGSLELVQASWKKQINGSSINIAAMSKNNTHTNDYIAEEYKHRLTFTSFELNDTAITIWNVSISESSCYECIFNIFPSGPISNKTCLLVYDFHAFLHHHISDGLLNATCTATGFPPPAISWVGPTDKRNEQKIKNSNGTVSIISNILIHSSSGHYGQELICKVRYRRQEIVYNVPRREKAVEVLVGTGSWGWDIFCLQWQMASLG